CATGATTGAGCCAACTAAGTTCATTTACGGTATTTCTCACAACAAGGTTGAACTGAAAATTCGTGCAAATCAGGGCGAGCTCACACCCATCATTATTGGTTCCATAGTATCAGCTGAAGGCGAATCCCGTCCTCTCCAGTTCTTAAAGGAGATAAAAAATAAAAAAGATGTATATACCGTAGAAACACCACCCTTTTCAAAGGATGCAAGCAGCTTCACTTTAGATATAAAGGGCATCCATCTCAGAAGAAAACAAGACTTCTCTTTAACCGTTGATATTTCTGACTATGAGAACTCACAAGCAAATAAGCCCCTTCGAAGGTAGAACTACACAAGAAGCTGCTGTCGAAAGATTCTACGGATATCATCTTAACAAGAAAGGATTATCGTCTGAACGGCATGAACTTTGAATTAACGTTTCAGCCTGAGTCCGGGAAACTTAAACGATCTATCGCACCTCCCTCTCACGTTTCCATGAATGAAGAAGAACGAACCCGTGGTTATGTACACTTAAGAAATGATTTAGGAAAAGAAGCAGATGCTGCTTTCGGAGGAGGAAATAAAAAAATGACCCTCTTTGTTAAACAAAGAATGCTGACTGATGCTTCTAAGCTGACTATACAATTTGACCGTACAACATTTATGCACAACATTCAAAAAAGTTTCTCAACGCCATCCTCATAATCATAGAAAGAAAAGAACTCATTTGCACGAAAGAGGCAGGGGTTTGGTTAAAAGCATTTCATCCAGAGACAAACGATGGCGGGATCTTATGATAAGTTTCCACCATCGTTCAGATTTTACAATGGAAAAGATACGCCTTACTATTTTAACTTACGCACAAGAAATTCATGGATAGATGGGTTAAAATACTGAGGATGCGTGGCTGGAATCTGATGGAAGGCCTGGTCTACGAATACGAGTGTAGCGTCCTTGCAATTCCTGTAAAACCTGGCATGGTGGTTGATCCAAACTGCCCGCTCCCCATATAAAAACAATAGCGGCATTTCCAATTCATGAAGACGAGAGGTACAGTCATAGATGAGCGCATGCTCATAGTATGAAAGCCATACTTCAGGATTTGATTTCGCCATGTGCTCCCTCAGTTCATATTTATAACGAGAATTGCGGAAATGGGATTTGCTAAGCAGCCAGGCTAGAGTTGCAGGGCTTTTTTTAATCCAGTGGATCCCTCCGAAAAACTCAAATCTAAGCCCCATTGTTGCTACCTTGGGAAATGCCCCGGATAAGATGAGAGCCTTCAGCCTTTCTGGATAAGTCAGCGCAAACTCCTGAGCCACCATCCCCCGCAGGAATATCCAACGAGGACAACTTGCTCCAGCTGTAAGTAATCGATCAGCTGTTTCATTTCCTTAGCAAAAAAACTCAAGTCTGGAGAAGCATTCACTACCTCGGAATCTCCGTGCCCGCTTAAATCTACAACAATAAGCCGGTAGAGCTCAGCGAGTTCATGCTGCTGTTTAAATACCTTTCTCCCCATACCTGGAGGATGAATGAATAATAAGGTTTCCTTTCCGCTACCTATATCCTCATAAAAAAGCTTCCTCCCAAACTTTTCAACAAAATAAGGCATAAACATCCCTCATCTTTCGTTCGATATTATAGCCTTTCCTGACACTTACAAATATATGCAGATGTTCGTGGCCATGGTGTTGAGAAGAAATTTACTATGGAGAGGTAAGAGTTTGACACCGTGATTCACCCCACCTTACACTAAGAATGAAGTTAAATACATAATAGATGAAAGGTGACTGCTATGAAGTTAAACCGCTTTCTTCTGCTCACTTTGTTAAGTGCCTTAGTTCTTGTGATGGCCGCATGTGGAAAGAAAGAATTAGAGGATACGCTTGATTGGAAAGTTGGCAGCTTTCAAGCCACTACTCAAGCAAATAACAGTTTTTCTACTGACGAAATGAAAGGAAAGGTTTGGATTGCAGACTTAATCTTTACATCGTGTGAAACCGTATGTCCCCCGATGACTAGAAATATGTCCCAGCTTCAAAAGAAATTCAAAGAGGAAGGATTGGATGTTGAATTCGTTTCTTTCAGCGTGGATCCTAAAGTAGACACCCCGGAAAAGCTTAAAGAATTTGGGAAATCCCACGGAGCAAGCTTCAAAAACTGGACGTATGTCACCGGCTACAGCCAAAAGGATATTCAAACCTTTGCCAAAGATACCTTCCATACCCTCGCAGAGAAAATCGAAGGGACAGACCAAGTGTCACACGGATCTTCTTTTTACTTAATCAATAAGGATAACGTTGTTATGAAAAAATATTCCGGTACCCAGGATGTACAGTACGAGCAAATCATAAAAGATGCAAAAGTATTGCTAAACGAAGAAAGCTAACCATTCAAGTTAGCTTTCTTACTGTCAACAGCTGATAATAAACCGTAATTAATTCTATTGATGTTCTACAAGCACACGATTTCCATCCGCATCGTACAAGTAGAGCTCCACTGGATAGGGTTGTCTTAATCCGTCCGGGAGTTTTTTGCAAATGATAAAATAATCGTCTTTCGGTAAGGCTGCATTAATCGTGTGGTGAGGCATAATCCCTTTTACTTTGACATACTTGCGGTCAATATTTTCTCCGGAAAGCACCGCATAATTCCCTTTGCTGGTCACAATGTCAGTATAAGTAACCGGGTTTAAGCTTTGACTTGCCTGGGAAAATTTATATTTCCCAAACCACCCCTTTTTGATAAACACATGCCCCAGCCTGAGCCTGTATTTAGTGGAGGCAAATACACTGACGTATGTATTGCTTTCTCCTACCCGTTTTGTCTTTTTAAGCTCCAGCTCCACATCCTCATCGATGGAACGATTAAACCAGCTTTCCACCTGTTCTTTATAATTAACTCCAGTTACGTCCACTTTGAACTGAAATGCATGGTAAATAAGCGTACTGGTAACGGTAATGGCGAGTACCGCAAAAAAAACAATCCCATAATTCTTCATCGTATCCCCCTTCTCAGGGTTGCCAGTCGTTGTATCTCTTTATGCTGATACCACTTTTCTATTTTTCTGTGGTTAAACGTTCTTTTAATCTCTCACGAGCTCGTTTCATTCTCGTTTTTAATGTGTTTTCTTTTATTCCAGTTCGGGTCGAAATCTCTTTAATGCTTAAATCCTCAAAATAATATAAATAAAGGACTTCAAAATGGTCTGTACTGAGCAGCTGCATTTGATCATAAAACCAGCTGCTTGTTTCTTTCCTAAGAATAACATCCATTGGTTCCTTTGTATCTACTTTATGAACGGAAAGCCAATGATCTTCCCAAGGGCTGACATGCTTATTGGAATAGCTTCGTAAATAATCCTTACATTGATTTACCATAATCTTAAAAAGCCAAGGCTGGAAGGAATGGGTTTTCTGGAACGATGTGAACTTTTCCAGAGCTTTCAACAAGGCGTCCTGAACCATGTCCTCAGCTACCATAGCATCTTTTACATAAGAATGGGCCGTCCGAAGTAAAAAAGAATAATTTTGTTCTACAGCACTTTCCAGGGTTGCGTTTCTCTCCTTCAAGTTGTTCACTCCATTGCTGTTCCCTGATCTCAAACTTAACCTTTTTCTTTTATCGTACTACAAATTGAAACCATTCAAATCTAATTATCGTACTATTCTTAGTAACCATTCTTG
This Halobacillus salinarum DNA region includes the following protein-coding sequences:
- a CDS encoding alpha/beta fold hydrolase; the encoded protein is MVAQEFALTYPERLKALILSGAFPKVATMGLRFEFFGGIHWIKKSPATLAWLLSKSHFRNSRYKYELREHMAKSNPEVWLSYYEHALIYDCTSRLHELEMPLLFLYGERAVWINHHARFYRNCKDATLVFVDQAFHQIPATHPQYFNPSIHEFLVRKLK
- a CDS encoding alpha/beta fold hydrolase, translating into MGRKVFKQQHELAELYRLIVVDLSGHGDSEVVNASPDLSFFAKEMKQLIDYLQLEQVVLVGYSCGGWWLRSLR
- a CDS encoding SCO family protein, producing the protein MKLNRFLLLTLLSALVLVMAACGKKELEDTLDWKVGSFQATTQANNSFSTDEMKGKVWIADLIFTSCETVCPPMTRNMSQLQKKFKEEGLDVEFVSFSVDPKVDTPEKLKEFGKSHGASFKNWTYVTGYSQKDIQTFAKDTFHTLAEKIEGTDQVSHGSSFYLINKDNVVMKKYSGTQDVQYEQIIKDAKVLLNEES
- a CDS encoding RNA polymerase sigma factor, with the translated sequence MKERNATLESAVEQNYSFLLRTAHSYVKDAMVAEDMVQDALLKALEKFTSFQKTHSFQPWLFKIMVNQCKDYLRSYSNKHVSPWEDHWLSVHKVDTKEPMDVILRKETSSWFYDQMQLLSTDHFEVLYLYYFEDLSIKEISTRTGIKENTLKTRMKRARERLKERLTTEK